From a single Capsicum annuum cultivar UCD-10X-F1 chromosome 12, UCD10Xv1.1, whole genome shotgun sequence genomic region:
- the LOC107849861 gene encoding vinorine synthase-like encodes MELNLEIISTKFIKPSSPTPEHLKNYKLSFFDQLAEREHMPLLLFYPRGDESLIADLSFDERLEKSLSRVLTHVYPAAGRLSNDGLSIDCLDQGVKFIKAKVNCEFNDFINQVQNDLNLAPLFFPEDIRDLKDADFNTTPPMVVQVTEFECGGIAVSISASHPVMDGFTNFKFVYEWSKVCKFGIPSEEINFLSFDFGEIFPARDLSSIFPPRVHPQDSEEKIIGKRFCIDEVTISGLRDKLAKAIDSGELFFKPSRVEIITAILWRALIRVSEAKHGYLRPSLVFFPVNIRGKILLPLKGNAFGNYVMDAPILFVPGKNKMELHDFVTLIRSSVQKAIDACVIGSSDDIVANVANSYKEIFMSKDWGIGNDEVDRSVISSLCKFPMKDADFGRGKPSLMHFGLRDFHSCWMYDGENGSICVQVDLKDPYMRLFERDSDIKTFTKFY; translated from the coding sequence ATGGAATTGAACTTGGAAATCATTTCCACAAAGTTCATAAAACCATCGTCACCAACGCCAGAACATCTAAAGAATTACAAGTTATCGTTCTTTGATCAGCTCGCAGAAAGGGAACATATGCCACTACTACTTTTCTATCCACGTGGCGATGAGTCTCTCATCGCTGACTTGTCATTTGATGAGAGACTCGAAAAATCCCTTTCCAGGGTTTTAACTCATGTTTACCCTGCAGCAGGAAGGTTGTCAAATGATGGATTGTCAATTGATTGTCTTGACCAAGGTGTAAAGTTTATAAAAGCCAAGGTCAATTGTGAATTCAATGATTTCATCAATCAGGTACAAAATGACCTTAATCTCGCCCCGTTATTCTTTCCGGAGGACATCCGGGATTTGAAGGACGCGGATTTTAACACCACTCCACCTATGGTTGTACAGGTTACTGAGTTCGAATGTGGTGGAATTGCTGTGTCCATTAGTGCATCGCACCCCGTGATGGATGGATTCActaattttaaatttgtttacGAGTGGTCTAAAGTGTGTAAATTTGGGATTCCGAGTGAGGAGataaatttcctgagttttgattTTGGTGAGATTTTTCCAGCAAGAGATTTATCGAGTATTTTCCCCCCTCGTGTTCATCCGCAAGATTCGGAAGAAAAAATTATCGGTAAGAGATTTTGTATTGATGAAGTAACTATATCAGGGCTCAGGGACAAGTTAGCAAAAGCAATAGATTCAGGGGAACTGTTCTTTAAGCCCTCTAGGGTTGAAATTATCACCGCGATTTTATGGAGGGCTTTGATTCGTGTTTCAGAAGCAAAACATGGATATTTGAGGCCTTCGTTAGTTTTCTTTCCAGTGAATATACGTGGGAAAATTTTGCTACCTCTAAAAGGGAACGCTTTTGGGAATTATGTAATGGATGCTCCGATCCTATTTGTCCCGGGGAAGAACAAGATGGAGCTCCACGATTTTGTAACATTGATTAGGAGTTCGGTGCAAAAAGCTATCGATGCTTGTGTCATAGGTTCATCCGATGATATAGTCGCGAATGTAGCCAATTCATACAAAGAAATTTTCATGTCAAAAGACTGGGGAATTGGCAATGATGAAGTTGATAGGAGTGTAATTTCGAGTTTGTGCAAATTTCCAATGAAGGATGCTGATTTTGGTAGGGGAAAACCGAGTTTGATGCATTTTGGATTGCGagattttcatagttgttggATGTATGACGGAGAAAATGGAAGTATTTGTGTGCAAGTTGACTTGAAGGATCCTTATATGCGCTTATTTGAACGCGATAGTGATATCAAGACTTTCACCaagttttattaa